The Carassius auratus strain Wakin chromosome 7, ASM336829v1, whole genome shotgun sequence genome contains the following window.
aatatgtgaataaataaattaggaaataTTAAAACTTGCGGTAACATTAATTCTACACTAGTTACTGAATAGATGTGAGGACATCCCCTGATATACTGCTTTTCATGCCAAATGTGTTTGGTGGTTCGAAGTAATGTGCAAAACGATCCACCCTGCATGCCTTGTAGTGGCACgtcttaattattctgtttttattatatcCTTTTAGTTGTGTCCATGAGAGTTGCCTGAAAAAAGCAGTTCTCAGTCCACTTTCTGACCTACTTGCAGTGCCATTGTCAAAGCAATGGAACAAAGCTGCTGAATCTTGTGATGCTGTTCATGTTATCTAACCCTTTACCATGACGCAGAAGTACTCGAGCTTGCATGTTCAGCAATGACAGATGATCACTTAGGAAGGGAGCTTTATTTATAGTCCCTGAACAGGTGCCTTCTAGACCTCTGACAAGGGCATGATCCCCCCAGACCCTGATTGACTCCTCATCTCATTACATGACCTGGATTGACTGCTCAACTTTGTGATGCCATGCCCTTAGCATGTGACTAGATGATGGTACAGAATATTTTATGACAACAATGACGTAATATCAATTTTGCTGTTATCGAAAGTGACAGGAACGTTCTGATTTATGTCTGTAGCAGGTCATGATATGGAGCCTGATATAAAGAACAAAATGTTCTACAACTTCATTTCACAACCTTAGTTTTATACAAATGTAACAGATACACCTAGTTTTCGTGACCAAACCTAATTTTGCATATTCAGACAAACACCTGCTTTCACCGCAGTACTGGTAGACATAATCTTTTCCCTACAGAACGCGCTTGTGAGGACGGGTCTATTTGACGTGTTCTTTGTAACATGGATTCTGGGCAAGACTTGTGGCATTGTAAAGGGGATGTTCTCATAATAGACACCTCTCTTATTTTCTTATAGGGTGGTACGAAACCGTTCTCTGAAGTCATCAAAGCCAACATCGGTGATGCACATGCCATGGGACAACAGCCAATCACCTTCCTCAGACAGGTaaccaaaaatgcacaaattattATTGTCTCAACGTtatctttttaataaaattaatttttttattgaaaaattgttttgatattaaaattagcataaaaatgtataaactcaGTCTTCCAGTAAAACAACCGACTTctcactttttaaatgtaatgcccgcatctcaaaatccagtcaacaGCAGCTGCATAGAACCAAACCCCAGCTcgcatttttttccttttcaataATACATTCAACTTAGATGATCATAACACAAAAGAAAAGATCTGTCATTACTTCAGCATTATCACAAcgttaaatgaatacatgtatttCCTGTTTTTACAGCATGCATATTTGGTTCCCCGGAACTGTTCACTCTCTGTGCCACAACACAATGTCTTTTTATTATCTATGCAATGCTCCTGAAACTACATAACAGATTTTCAGCTTATTTAGACCGCAAAAACAACATGCAACCTACAAACGTTTTAGTTTATTCAGGTTGATGAGGAGTCCAGTTTGTGCTCACTGTCGTGAAAAGAAAAATGGCTTTTGTTGACCGCTCACAGTTTTGGAACACACTGCAAATTCCAATGGAATACTGTCTCTTGTGATTGACCTAGTTTAGTCAAAGTTGATCCAGCCTTCCATTATGAgctgaacaaaagcttttgtgATGGCCtgagaaatacattttctttcaagCCAACAGAAGACCGCTTTGCATGATAGTCATAGTTTCTGGTCAGTGTGGTCATATAATTCTTGAGCTCATGTTATCTCTAAGGAAAAGAGAGTCAAAGGAAAGCTGTCTTTGACCTGTACGGGTTATTATGGCTTGGAAACTTTAGGAGGGGCTGGACTCAAAGCCATCTGGCCTGGGCTCTGTTATATTTGGGAATAAAGTTCCAGCTCATATTTCTGATTCCCCCTCTCAGTGTGCAAGTGAATAACCACTCTAATCATCTTGCTTAGAAGTTACAACACGATGCATATAGAAATCAGTTGCAGtttgttttgaataattataaaattattgcaaCTTGATATTGTAGCATTTAGATTTTAGTGGAACTGTACAAGCAGTAGACATGCATAGAGAACAATGATCTATATTTGCTCTTAAATCTTTCAGATTGCACTCAACGACTGCAGACAAACAAGAGtgatttctctgtgtgtgttcatttgtgcAGGTGGTGGCTCTCTGTACATTCCCTGAGCTGATGGACAGCCCCAGTTTCCCAGAGGATGCGAAATTGAGAGCACGGCGTATCCTGCAGGGCTGCGGAGGACACAGTCTCGGTGTGTGCGTTTGTTCCTGATGTGTGGTTATGATATAAAACTTCCTACTACAGTGTAGCGATTGGAAAGCATCCATGATCCCGTTATTGCAGATCACACAGTTCTCAGGAAGCTGGGAAACAATAGACCTGTATTGTAACACTCTGTTCCATTCAGTGTTTTGCTGCAGTAAGTGCTTTATGAGTGCTAACGCATGTGTTTCTGTCACAGGGGCGTATAGTGCAAGCCCCGGCGTGGAGTGCATCCGCAAAGACATCGCTGCATACATAGAGAAAAGAGATGAAGGCGTTCCTTCAGACTGGGAAAACATTTACCTCACCACCGGGGCTAGTGATGGCATTATGGTAAGTCATTGGATGTATACCATCAAAAGACTTAACGTGTTACTTGGCCTACAGTACCAACAAAACCAAACTTTGTTTTTAAGACTATTCTACGGCTACTGGTGTCTGGCAAAGATTCTTCTCGGACCGGTGTAATGATCCCCATCCCTCAATACCCGCTTTACTCCGCTgcactctcagagatggatgcGGTTCAGGTCAACTACTACTTAGACGAGGACAACTGCTGGGCCCTGGACATCAATGAACTTCACAGAGCCTATCAGGCTGCCAAGCTGCACTGTCGGCCAAGAGTCATCTGCATCATTAACCCTGGCAACCCTACTGGTTGGTATATTGTGAAGCTATTCTCATTTGCTAGGAAACGTAGTGCCCTTGTGTTTGTTTGGATCCAGCAGGTGTGCTGGAAAGAAGAGCGTTCGCCTTTTAATAGCTCAGCTTCTTTTTCCAGTCATGATCCATCGTGAGTGGGGACCGATTCTGATGAGATCTAAAATGACTTCCATATGATTTGTAGCcaatattcaaagtcttctgcaGCTGACAGCTTTGTGCAGACAAAATAATTTAGTTGCATATGGATTTTACAATctattagaatataaaatattgtgtAGAATTAAAATTAGTCGGATTAGGGGTGCTCATTTTGACCGGTTAATACAATCAAGGgtttaaaagtcatttatttatttaattgtattttttttgtgtaatttatcaaaatattttaaaaggtttgctgcatggttaaaattgcctaagcatataaaaataattttttagagagtgagagaaaaaaaacatggccTAAGTGGTGTagaagttgcattttattattttgttgtgaAATAGACacgaaatgtttacaaacatagTAAACAGTGTAAAAgttaggctattttagttccctgcagtccacaacaaatcctttcaattTAACAGTAtgtagaaaagaacaagaattaaagATATAAGAAGCTATAGATGACAAGCCCAAACAAATGTATTTAggctaaaacaaaactgaagcCAACGTTGGGTCtctcgacacaaaatcaaatgtttccgttTTCGCAATTTGTATTTGAatgccaaaatattatttatgtacttcACTCCtgttccaatatccacataaaactaaatgttttacaTCACGGCAGTAAGGTGATGATGCCTAACGGCACAGATTTTACcacatatttaaactgagcagtgtttttttttttttttacatttttttcatgttttactgACTGcgttttatgatttatattaacaGGACACATTGTAAAGGTATCAAAACTTAACCATGTGCGTGCATGTCACTGGTGCAACTTGCATCTTTTCCTTCTAACATTGGAAGCAACTACTCCTTTTAGTCATAAAGAAGTTGtaaaatgtttgcttttatttgtgtactttcacagtataaacatatcttagtgcttttataaaataggCCTAAAGAAATAGTCTTAGTTTCCTTTCGCGCACCACAAAAATGAAACGAACCTGcacagttttttcttttgttttcttagtttattaagtaaaaacatatttattgtataggcctatatatatatatatatatatatatatatatatatatatatatatgggttgtTTGCAgctttttgcacatttaaaattTATCTAATAATATATCCCCGgaaaacaaatgttagtattttttaaAGGGTCGCAGACACTtatcatttctcattttaatttaaaataatcttttggttaatggttaataatcggttaacgaGCGTCGCTTGTCAAGATGAACATCCCCAAGTCGGACACATTTTGAGGTCTGCCCAGGCTTGTGCTATCCTGTCTCTGGAGTGAGGTGTGTTGTGATGGTTCATCACATTCATCAGTcatcaaatttttttataatattgtttgaAGAGGGAGActctaaatgcatattatatgtgTGTTCATGCATCGGTttgagaattaaaataaatggattAAAATGAAGCATGTCAAGATATGGTGtgctagtattttttttattttttttttgttgatattaaggtgaaatatccctttaaattctgtcatctctCTTCCTTCCTCCCTGTTTGCTCTTTACAGGTCAGGTCCAGAGTAAAAAATGCATTGAAGAAGTGTTGAACTTTGCATATGAAGAGAATCTCTTTGTTCTGTCTGATGAGGTAATCACAGTTTCGGCTTTACACTTTGAATAAGAAGTTGAGCTGGAAGTGATTTAACTTTAAACacatactaccattcaaatgtttagggccagtatttatttatttacattttattggtAAGGTATTGAtgcttttatttagaaaggatgcattaGATTGATCAATAGGACAGTAATGACGTTCTGTGTTGCAACAAGTTTCTTCAAATGCGTGCTGTTTTCAAACTTTCTGTTCACCAAGGAATcctaaagaaaaatgtaaaaccacaataataattgcaagaaatgtttcttaaacaccaaatcagtgtattagaatATTTTTGACCATTATGCACTAAATGTTGATTTGTACTGTCGCTGGCAGGTGTATCAGGAAAACGTGTACGCTCCTGACTGTCAGTTTCACTCCTTCAAGAAGGTGCTATATGACATGGGTCCCGAGTACTTCAACAATGTGGAGCTCGTGTCCTTCCATTCCTCTTCCAAAGGCTACACGGGAGAGTGAGTATCCCTGCTCTTGAACCGCTGCAGGGGTCAGCATGTGCCTTAACTCGAGACAGCCCCAAGATCAGCTTTCGCTGACACTTTCACATGACATAACCACACTATCCTCGAACATTTAGACATCGGCTGGCTTTGAATTTGCCATTTTAAATAGATGTAGAAATATCCACTACCTTCAGTGTCAAGCTGTAAGGACATCTCTTAAGTGAGCGTTGTGGTgtttatattagttaaaaacccATTCCATATTTAGTGCAATGTGGCCTGACTGAAATTGTTTTCTGAATTGTTTGGAAATATTACTCTGACAATATTTATGTTTTGGCTACTGAATGTGGCAACCTTGTGCGATATTTCCATGTCCTTCCGCAggtgtggcttcagaggaggataTATGGAGGTCATCAACATGGATCCAGAGGTCAAGGCCCAGCTGGTCAAGCTTTTATCAGTTCGTTTGTGTCCCCCCTTGGCTGGCCAGGCTGCAATGGATGTGATTGTCAACCCTCCTCAACCAGAAGAGCAGACGTTCAAGCAGTTCCACCAGGTTAGTcattagccgcttttccactgtcgagcttaaaccgggcgtgctagtgcgtgccagggccggtcgcatttccactgtcacttccggggcttgatcgtgcctcgttgggcttcctctgggccaacggccagggtttttttggcccgacgaaaaccttggaccaaagcgggccagctggggctagaggaggggttatgaacaaaggcagagtttctccGTGTATGGAAGCTCAGCGCTGCAGATCATTTCacaaagataacagctttaacaacaGCATTAAAGAATTTTATaaaagttgagctcaaaactcactttcagtcagcagcgagtgtttgaaataacttgatctgatgtggattataatcactaaacaaggcagaaatatttataagcgatgtaaaagactatgcacgataaacattaacgttaccatagtaaacataaATGCTTGGAGAAATAAGACGTCAGCGTCTTCAcaattgtgtaattttattaacatattttatctgtcgtTTTGtttgagagtttagctccacgtagcgttgcctatcatcaaaatataatagcctaatgatttttgttcgggagcttttataaaaatagagatattatcattcattctaaatgtggctacaaataaaccgAAACGGACaagactgaataagcaggctattttcataagcgttaaaaataaataataaaatataaatacatttatttctgtgtaattaattttgattcctgataaattaattcattatgatcaatgtatcacttattctatagtaaaacattgatgcttttgaaattgaatatttaacaaagcatgcaaacaaacgggccgctagttccagtgacttatttcttagttttctgataacttctctttgttggtgaaaagATGGGGTTGTGTGACGTTGTTTCTGagaggcgtgttttagtgacgcgcagcAGAGCTTCTGGCTCGACTGTGGAAAcgctgcgctattctggcctcgtgctactggcccgaggctattagcctCGCCCGGCCTGTTTCAAGCCCTGGcttgcactggcccgacagtggaaatgcggctatttaGTGTCTGCTGGTGGAGTAAAGCACACTGGGTACTGGCACTGACAGTGACTTCATGGTTATGTGGTTTCTAGTGAATAAACCTCTAAATGTTATGCATCAGTAATCTGTTATTACAGAAGAGTGTTAATGTTTGGGTTTGACTAGGCATGATCGTATTTGTTCGATCTCTTTCAGGAGAAATCCTCAGTGCTGGGTGCTTTGGCAGAAAAAGCTAAACTAACTGAGCAGATCCTGAATGCAGTTCCAGGAATCAAGTGTAATCCTGTCCAGGGGGCCATGTACGCCTTCCCTCGAATCTTTATCCCTCCCAAGGCAGTGGAGGAAGCCAAGGCAAGAACTTCTACTTCAGTGGAACTTCAGCTTTCTAGTGGAGTTTGACTTGCTTTTGGTATTGTCATCCTAGCTGTCCGCTAGTTTCCTGGGCACTCTAGACTGTTCACAGCAAACTGTGTAAACTTCCTGTCATCACCGCTGATGACAAGTGTTATCTGATTACAAAGGGTGTAACCGGTTGTACTAGTTCAGCACAGTTTGTCCAGTACTCTTGCTAAATCCAACTGTATAACTGTTACtctgtttaattattataaaagttttagCTACGCTCCTTTTTATGTTTAGAAACTTGATCAGAATTGAGTGAATAATAGCTTAGATAGTAACTTTTGTTTGCACTTGAGAATCTGCTCTTCTGCTGGAATGTAGAGCTGGTAAAGAGCTGTGCTCTTTATCAGAAGACAGTCAGAAATGTAAAGTCTGAGTTGTTgctgaggatgtgtgtgtgattggacAGGCTCTAGGGATGCAGCCGGACATGTTTTACTGTCTGAGGTTACTGGAGGAGACCGGAATCTGCGTTGTTCCCGGAAGTGGATTTGGGCAGAAAGATGGAACGTATCACTTCAGGTAAACTTTGATCAAACAAATTCACATTTGATTTGCTATCAGGTGATTATCCGATAGCACTCTTTAAAAGTTTAGTCTGTTTGTCTCCGTTTCAGAATGACAATCCTGCCATCCATAGAAAAGCTGAAGGTACTTCTTGGCAAAGTGCGAGATTTCCACATCTCTTTCCTGAAAGAGTATTCCGGTCTGGAGTGAGATGAAATCTGACCTGATCTGCAAAACATACGCATGAGTCCAGCGCTACTTAACACTACCTTTACAGATTAAATGAGTAGTAGGTGTGTTAAGTATTTTTTCATTCTAATTTTAGACGATGATTTAATGAAAATGGTTTCTGGAAGAGTTTTAAGGAAATATTAATGATTTAGTCAGATATATAACACTACTCTtcaatatttcagttatttttcacAGTTCATTAAAGAAAATTGGACCCGttgttatttttgtctttaaataaTCATATCTGCAGTAGGGTGTGTGGTAAACAAGACACCCTCTATCATGAGACATGAGATTCAGTTACAGATACAGTCGTTTAACAACTCTCCAAACCAGGAACTAAATTGTGAAGACTGATGTATCACTTACTTGAAAATAACTAGCTCGAAACTCCTTTGTAGCGCCTTATATGAACTATTCAAAACCATGTTGGCTGAtgcacatatatactgtatgtatatgtttttgtttttttactttggtGGCAAGGTGGGGGTGAGTGTGGATGGTGTGATTCACTTGTTATGGTTCTAGAATCTTTACAAGAAGGGACTCTTAATGTTTATCTTGTCCTCATTCTTAGTTGCACTCATTGCCAAGAAATGTACATAAACCTCTTTTATCTTAAGCTTAGCCACAATCTTCCACAGAAGCTTATCTTGTGACTAAGGCGATGATTTATGTGTCTCCTGATTCTGTATGTGTCCAAAGCCATTTGAAAATGTGGAAAGAAGCAAGCATGTGTGGAGAAAGTGAGGGCTTGTAAATgtttactgatgtattttatttccTCTGGTTTTATGCTGCGAGTTATTTTTCAACTGTTAAACATAATGCTGTTTGAATCAgttctggggcctgtaccatgaagctagcTGCACAAACTCTGGGTTACAGGGTAGGGTTCAAGTTCAGAAAACCAAACCGTTCCAGTCAGGCTTTACTGATACCACGGTGCTGCTGTCAGCTCAGACCTTCATCCTGAATTCATGCATAACTATGTAAACGTGGACATGAAATGATGACCTCTGAAGAACAGCCAGTTGTATGCTGTGAACCTGAGATTCACTTTAAGCAGGAATCCGTGTGATTTACATCTCTCTCCTGCCTAAGATTGGGAGAAAATTaggaaaaaatattaagaataaagtcttattcaataaaatacataattccaCTGTGACCGAAACAAAAGCTTAAACGTAAAGCTATATGTAATTACATAAAAAGcatacaatttattttgaatatcatCTGTATATATTAATTCATACACTTGTTATAAATACAAATGTGTAATAGAGTGAGGGTATAATCATGTACTCGATATGTAAATcctaaaattattttcaataatcatAACTGACTGTGGTGCCAAAGATATCACTGCTCACAGCTGATTGGTCCAATTTTGATTCGAGGTCTCGAAACAAAACCTGGCATAGAGCAGGCGAGCAATGTATCGCAAGTTATTGTGGTGATGGACACTTGTAAAAATCAGCCCACCTTTATGGTACATAAAACCCAGGGATGACGCAAAACAAATGGAAGCTAGCCAGCAAAACCGGTTTCATGGTGCAACCCCGTTCTTTTCAGACAGGCGGTGGTATTTACCAATTAAATATTAGCCATTAAAAGATTTTAGTGCCAATGTTGACTCCATTGTAACCCTCCCCTTCTGACGTCTCAACTTTCATATCAAAGCCATTAACAGTGAATGAGAAGTTAATGCCTTCTTGCATCCTTTGAACTGATCACTTTATACGAGGTGCCTTTATTCATGCCCGTGAGATTTTAGTCGAATGAGTTTTCCCTACATGCATTACTAGCTTGTAATATAGAATTTTTTAAAAAGCTTCTTTGTTTCTTAAGCATTTTTTGTTTACAGGCTTTTGGAAATCGGCCCATTGTATATAGAATTTTCAAACGAATATTAAACTTATGAACACTGTTAAAGTGCATCTgttttgtctgtcttttttttaaacaaggatAATCACTTTATCCTTGTTTTAGGTTtaccaaacaaaacatttttattcagcacTGCATTAGTAAGTTAGAatgtaaaaacatacaaataaaaaagaagtaCACAAGTAAAATGCTATGTACTGTTAAACCGTTCTTTCTAAATGAAAAGCAGTTGCAGACTTCAGTCGATAAAGTGATTATAGTTCACGGTTGGGATTTACTGCCCTCTGGTGTTCACAGCGTCATTTAATACCCACAGTACCTTTGTCTCAAACAAAGGAAGTTTGAGGTAAAGGCACGTGACTTTAGGCAACACAGATCCTTTCTACATGTATGTCACAGGTGTTTCCTAAACTGCTCTGCTTTCATAGACGGTGCATATATGAGGCAGCTTCAGTGACAAATGACCTTTTGGAGTGGGTACATAATGTCATGTCCAACCCTAGATTACGATTTGGCACATGGACTGGTCtataataaacaaggaaaacatttcagATCTGTTGGGCTTTAGCACCTAAATCACATGAAAACCCCTTTTATACACTGAAATGTTGATCATATTGAATCACCACGTTCAAAGCTTTAACCTGCATAATTTAATCTGTGAGCTCCACTGCTAATGAAATGTGGATAATCTGTATTTGAGCTAGCTTGGTTTAAATGACAATTGTACTGAATAATCATGTGGTCCTCATTGAGCAGTCCTCAAATGAACTGGACACTAGATTTAGTGCCATGGCAATTTTAAAGTTCGAGTCACAACTACCAACTAATGAATGAAGCACCAAATAAAGCAAAGACTTGGGTAATGTTAAGGAGATACTGAAGGACAGTTTATTCAACAACTCAAACTTTTTCACAGAAGATATAGGCCTAAAGTAAAGGTGCTTTTTCCTCCACTTATTTTATCACGCATGGTGTTACTCTTTCAATCAGTGAAGGGACCAAAATGTTCAACATGCACCTGGATTGCTGACAGATATAGGCAACTGATTTTATTTCAACtatttcaaaacataaaacactcaAATGTGACAGCAGCTGATACAAAGCTTAAATGACAAATCACTTATTTTATACATGTTAATAGTCTCTTGCTCCAATTCTTAAAAtttcaaaagaaacaaaacaaaaaaaatctacaaataaaataaagtggtaAAAATAGCGCACAGATACAAAGAAATCTAAAAATGGATTGGTTGATGAAGTCCCATTTCTATGGTGTTGTTTTAGGATCTCTCAACTCCTCTTCAGTTAGGCTACTGCTCTCCAACAATAACAAATGGCTCATGTCCAGGGCCAAAACTGGATTTTATGGTTATATTTAAACTTGTGAATActatgacaacaacaacagaaaatgcAAGTTACACACCGAGTACGTAGCAATTACCCTTCTCTCTGAAGTGGGGTTGCCTCTAAAGGGCTGCAGGGAGAGGAGGAGGGGCAAGAAAGAGTTACTAGATGCGGGATCATCTGTGCGTTTACTACAAGGGAATCAGGTGCTCAGGAATGGCTGTATGTAATTCTCATCATTTAAGGCAGCCCCGAATCAGATCACAAACACACCTGTTTGTTGTGCAACTAGATCATTTTTTAATCCCCACTGTTGAAGCCGGACAAGATATTTGCTGTCGTTGGGTTTACTGATGGGCACACTGCACACCAGAACCGTGATGCCCGCCTTCCTCGTCTGAGCTGTCGTGGTATGCCTCACGACGGTGACCACCAGAGGAGCTCTGGCTCACAAACTCCTCAAGTTCCACTTCCTCTGCGTCTGCAGAGATGACCGGTGGATCGGCCCGTGTGGGCAGCAAATCCTCCAATTCCTGAAAAACAGAAGACACATATTAGAGGAAAGAAAACTTGGAAttgtgcttttaaaataaataaaccgttCAAAagcttaatttcaattaaaaaaaattaaatgacagtGTCTTGCCATTATGCTCAACAATGCCACCTTTGACTAattcagtgaaaacagtaatactggcaaaatattacaacttaaaataacttgtttAAAGGTTTTAAAGTGTCATtgtcctgtgatggcaaagctgaattttcagtacccattacttcagtcttcagttaACACAAAGTATTAAAAGtgtcaaaataaataacttttgaaccgtagcGCATGGAAAACATTAGTATATAAATGTTCAATAACTTCAAATGATCTTACCGTCAGCTTCTCTGGGCTCAACCAATTGTTTTCTGGGAACTGCACGTCAAACTTGATGAACAGGTCACCCTTCTCGAAGGGGTTACGGTACTGTGGCATGCCCTCTCCTCGAACAACTCTGACTGAACCTGTAAAGGGGCAACACCATTATTTTTAAAAGGA
Protein-coding sequences here:
- the LOC113106179 gene encoding alanine aminotransferase 2-like, whose amino-acid sequence is MYRLQSLAARSLIAGALDQFTPLKVTSITGVRHKSQGPSVEKRGQMRFITAEAKASAGRLDGKIREKTLTMDTLNPQVKAVEYAVRGPIVIKAGEIERYLEEGGTKPFSEVIKANIGDAHAMGQQPITFLRQVVALCTFPELMDSPSFPEDAKLRARRILQGCGGHSLGAYSASPGVECIRKDIAAYIEKRDEGVPSDWENIYLTTGASDGIMTILRLLVSGKDSSRTGVMIPIPQYPLYSAALSEMDAVQVNYYLDEDNCWALDINELHRAYQAAKLHCRPRVICIINPGNPTGQVQSKKCIEEVLNFAYEENLFVLSDEVYQENVYAPDCQFHSFKKVLYDMGPEYFNNVELVSFHSSSKGYTGECGFRGGYMEVINMDPEVKAQLVKLLSVRLCPPLAGQAAMDVIVNPPQPEEQTFKQFHQEKSSVLGALAEKAKLTEQILNAVPGIKCNPVQGAMYAFPRIFIPPKAVEEAKALGMQPDMFYCLRLLEETGICVVPGSGFGQKDGTYHFRMTILPSIEKLKVLLGKVRDFHISFLKEYSGLE